In the Syntrophus aciditrophicus SB genome, CTGGTATCGCCATTGATTAATTGCTTTCCTTTATATAGCTTTCCCTCTGCAACGTTCCAGTCTCCCGGATAAAACTGATCAAGAAGCTCATAACCCAAGGCATGGTCAGAGGCCAGCTTTTCGTCCATCATAAGACTGGTCACCTGAGTATTTACGAAACAATAGACGGCGATTCCGAATGCAATGAGCAAAGAAACGAATGTCAAAATCAGCTTGTGCTTCATCGTCAAATTCATACTCATGAACTTCTCTTCCTCCTTCGAGAATATTATTAATGCTGAATCCGGCCATGCCGCCTGTGCCGGCGGGTATCATTTTTACATTGCAATATGAATCTCGTGAAGTTTCAGCTATTTTTTCTTCTGAAGCATCAGACCGTTATAATAATCCCGCCATCCTATCGGAAGAGCGAGCATTGTTTCTTAATAAGGAATGTAAGTATAACTGTCCTGAAGCCTGGGGAAGCATAGGCAGATATATCCTGTAAAGAGGTTAGACAGGATCATGTAAGCATAGTCGTGACTGAAGAGCATGCTTCTAACTGTTCGTTTTAAAAATTCCGGGAGATTTTTCTTTCCCATCACAATCTCTGCATGTCTTAAAATCATTCAATATGTCACTCAAAACAACAGTGCCTTGACCTTCTCTTGGCAACATATACCCTCTTTAAAACAAGGTAAAATCAGTGTCCTTTATTTGTACTTCGGAATTCTGAGCATCGTTTATGCCGACTTATCTAAATGGGAGTTCATGCAGAGGGTCAGCATGGGGAGCATGAAGCAACCAGGATATCTTTTGGTACCGGAGCTGATCGTCCGGATTGCAGTCCACTAAATTTCCCTGACCATGCAGAGCATGTTGTCATAAGCTTTTTTACTGCACCAGTGAGGCCATTTCATCCGCACTCATAACACGATCGATATCCAGCAAAATCTTAACGCCGCCACCCACCTTGGCCATGCCGAGAATATAGTCCGTATCCAGACGATTGCCGAAACTCGGGGTTTCTTCAATATCGGCGGATTTGATGTTCAGCACTTCTGAGACGGAGTCTACGACAATTCCCATGGGAATCGTTTTGACCGAGCCCGCAATTTCCACAACAATAATACAGGTTCTTTCAGTATACTCCATGGGATCCATGCCGAACTTTCGGCGCAAATCGACTACTGGAATAACTTTCCCTCGGAGATTGATAACGCCTTTGACATAGGGAGGCGTTTGAGGAACGGTTGTAATCGGCATCATGCCTATTATTTCTTTGACTTTCAGAATACTGATGCCGTATTCCTCGCCGGCCAGAGTAAAGGTCAGATACTTGCCATCACGGTCAGACATCGTGTTGACATCTTGTGTCATTGTTTCTTCGATTGCTGCGGGCACAGATGATTTCCTCCTTGTTTATGATGTCAGTGCTGCTGTCCTGCTGTTATTTTTCATGTGGCTGAGTTGACGGACTGCAGACTTTAAAAAGTTAAGCTGTGGATTACATAGCAATCATGAAGTGTGCCACTGGTATCCCCTTATGGCATTTCCGAGCTGTTTGATAAGTCAATAAAAAATCAAGCGGCGGATGCAAAAACGGTCCGCACGACAAAAGCAGGGTAATGAATATAGCCGACATGCTTTTCCTGGTATGAGCAATGGCAGAATAGGCAAATCTTAGACAATCTGGAAGAGATTCAGTGAAGGATAGGAGTCGTAAACGCTGACTTATTCAACCTAGTGTCGTTTCCATCGGTCGAGTTTCTTGAAGGACTCCTGGACCGTTAACGCAATAAGATCCATGTCCAGCGGTTTGACAAAATAATCGTCGAACCCGGCGCCCCGACATTCTTCAATATCAAAAAGGGCAGCCCACCCGGTAATGGCATGAATGATGGCCAGGGGAGTTGTCTGACGGATCTGACGACATAAGGCAATGCCGTTCATTCCGAACAACTTAAGGTCCAGGAAGATCACCTGAATGGCATTGTTTTTCAGGATTTGCAAAGCTTCAGGAGCATTCCCGGCGGTATGGACGTCATAAAGTGATTCAGAGAAAAGATTCAGGAACAGATATCGTATGGTTTCTTCATCATCGACAACCAGAATTTCCCTCTTCATGCCGTTTTTCCTCTTGGGAAGGATGTCTTGAAGTCTTGTATTACATTCATTTTGGCTGAAAATGGTTTTTATCATCGCATGAGAATATCAATCCAGCGGATCAGGATTCCGAAGAGATATTCAGCCTTTTCAACTTTTCGACAAGGGTTGTTCGATTGAGATTCAGAAGCTTTGCAGCCCTGTTCTTGACACCGTT is a window encoding:
- a CDS encoding chemotaxis protein CheW, giving the protein MSDRDGKYLTFTLAGEEYGISILKVKEIIGMMPITTVPQTPPYVKGVINLRGKVIPVVDLRRKFGMDPMEYTERTCIIVVEIAGSVKTIPMGIVVDSVSEVLNIKSADIEETPSFGNRLDTDYILGMAKVGGGVKILLDIDRVMSADEMASLVQ
- a CDS encoding response regulator, encoding MKREILVVDDEETIRYLFLNLFSESLYDVHTAGNAPEALQILKNNAIQVIFLDLKLFGMNGIALCRQIRQTTPLAIIHAITGWAALFDIEECRGAGFDDYFVKPLDMDLIALTVQESFKKLDRWKRH